Part of the Rhodobacteraceae bacterium M385 genome is shown below.
GGGGTTCCACCAGCTTCAGGCCCATCTTCTCGGGCAGGCCGCCGACGTTGTGGTGCGACTTGATCGTCACCGAAGGGCCGCCGCTGAACGAGACGCTTTCGATCACATCGGGGTAAAGCGTGCCTTGGGCAAGGAAGGCCGCGCCTTCGATCTGGTCGGCGTATTTCTGGAACACGTCGATGAACAGCTTGCCGATGATCTTGCGCTTGGTCTCGGGATCGCTGACGCCTTCCAATTCGCCAAGGAACAGGTCTTGTTCTTCGGCGTGGATGACGTGGAGGTTCATGTGGTCGCGGAACATTTCGACCACGTCCACACCTTCATTCAGGCGCAACAATCCGTGGTCCACGAACACACAGGTCAGCTGATCGCCAATCGCCTCGTGCAAGAGCGCCGCGGTGACCGAGCTGTCAACGCCGCCAGACAGGGCGCAGATCACCTTGGCGTCGCCCACCTGGGCGCGGATCGCCTCGATCGCCTGTTCGCGGTAGGCACCCATGGTCCAATCGCCGCTGAAACCTGCAAGGCGCACGAAGTTTTCGTACAGCATTGCGCCGCGTGGGGTGTGGTGGACTTCGGGATGGAACTGGACCGCAAAGAAATTGCGCGATACGTCCGCCGTGATCGCGTAGGGCGCGTTGGGAGAGGTGCCGTAAACCTCAAACCCCGGTGCCAGCTTGGCCACGTGGTCTCCGTGGGACATCCAGACCTGTTCAGACCCATCGGCGAACCAGCCCTGCAACAGCGCCAAGGCACCGGTGGGTTCCACGAAGGCTCGCCCGAACTCGGCCGTGCCGCCGCCGCCGGAAATCTTGCCGCCATGCACTTCGCCGCCCAAGTCCTGCATCATGACCTGTTGGCCGTAGCAAATGCCAAGGATCGGCACGCCCGCGTCATAGGCCGCTTTGGGGGGCCGAGGAGAGCCTTCGCGCGTGACCGAATCCGGTCCGCCGGAAAAGATGATCGCCTTGGGGGCGAATTCCGCGATGAAGGCATCATCGACGTTTTGATAGGGGTGAATCTCGCAATAAACGCTCAACTCGCGCAGGCGGCGGGCGATCAGTTGCGTGACCTGCGATCCGAAGTCGATGATCAGCAGGCGTTCATGATTGGCGGGGTCTGGGACAGCGGCGTTGTTCATGGCCACGGATTAAGGCGCGCGGGGGCGGGGCGCAAGACATCGCATGTCGCATCCGCGTCCCACATGTCGCACTCCGGCGATGGAAACGCCCAAACACGGGCTAGGGAGGGACATGGAATTAACGCCGGTGGAGGATGTCATGGGCGACGCAGAACAAACAACAGGCAAGCGACGGGCACGGGGCGGCGGTGGCGCAGCGCGGCGCGCGTCGCGTTCGGCCGTCAGCTTCGAGACCGCGCGGTTCATCGAGCGCAAAATCCCCACCCTCGATATCCTTCACGATGAAGCGCTGGAGATCATCGAGGCGAACGCCGAAACGGTTCTGGAAGAAATCGGCGTCATGTTCGTGGAAAACCCCGCCGCGCTTGC
Proteins encoded:
- the guaA gene encoding glutamine-hydrolyzing GMP synthase, coding for MNNAAVPDPANHERLLIIDFGSQVTQLIARRLRELSVYCEIHPYQNVDDAFIAEFAPKAIIFSGGPDSVTREGSPRPPKAAYDAGVPILGICYGQQVMMQDLGGEVHGGKISGGGGTAEFGRAFVEPTGALALLQGWFADGSEQVWMSHGDHVAKLAPGFEVYGTSPNAPYAITADVSRNFFAVQFHPEVHHTPRGAMLYENFVRLAGFSGDWTMGAYREQAIEAIRAQVGDAKVICALSGGVDSSVTAALLHEAIGDQLTCVFVDHGLLRLNEGVDVVEMFRDHMNLHVIHAEEQDLFLGELEGVSDPETKRKIIGKLFIDVFQKYADQIEGAAFLAQGTLYPDVIESVSFSGGPSVTIKSHHNVGGLPEKMGLKLVEPLRELFKDEVRALGHELGLPAHFIARHPFPGPGLAIRCPGEITRAKLDILRQADAVYIDQIRKHGLYDEIWQAFVAILPVRTVGVMGDGRTYDYACALRAVTSVDGMTADYYPFTHEFLGETATRIINEVAGINRVTYDITSKPPGTIEWE